A genomic window from Gemmatimonadaceae bacterium includes:
- a CDS encoding response regulator transcription factor: MPTTETRGHLLVVEDDPAVARVISTILTRDGFSVVTALSGTDAMQLLDERFDAMVLDLRLPGMRGDAFYYAATARQPWLTTRVLFLSGYIDETAEMIIAETGCRGMQKPFEIPLFLEAMRAMAPVRRATPLPRVG, encoded by the coding sequence ATGCCGACGACTGAGACTCGCGGCCACCTGCTGGTGGTGGAAGATGACCCCGCCGTGGCGCGGGTCATCTCGACCATCCTCACGCGCGATGGCTTCAGCGTCGTGACGGCCCTCTCGGGCACGGACGCGATGCAGTTGCTCGACGAACGCTTCGACGCGATGGTCCTGGACCTGCGGCTGCCCGGGATGCGCGGCGATGCCTTCTACTACGCTGCCACGGCGCGCCAGCCCTGGCTCACGACCCGCGTGCTCTTCCTCTCCGGCTATATCGATGAAACAGCCGAGATGATCATCGCCGAGACCGGCTGCCGTGGGATGCAGAAGCCCTTCGAGATCCCGCTGTTCCTCGAGGCGATGCGGGCGATGGCGCCGGTGCGCCGTGCCACGCCGCTGCCGCGCGTCGGTTAG